A segment of the Candidatus Pelagisphaera phototrophica genome:
GAACTTAAATTAACGGCGACTCCGGTCCTTTACCATTGCGAGCCGATCTGGAGCTGGAAAACCAGTTCCCTGTCCGGTCATGCCATTTGGGGCATTCTCGACGGGTCGGGCACACTGACGCACAACGGCGCAAGCTATAGTTTGAACCCAGGAATCTGCTTTCTTTTCAGTCCAAATGACCAAATCGAAGCAGAACAAAATCTACTCGATCCCCTTTCACTATTTGTGGCTCGATTCGAAATACTGAATACTGAAGGCGAGACCATGCCTGCACAAGAGCTCACGGTACCCACAGGTCCGATCCAAACATCCAACCCCACGACTCTCAAAGCGATAGCGAATCTGGCTCTTGCCTGGGACGCAGAGAACGATATTGAAAAACGAATACAGGACCACGCGCTACGCATGCTGCTACTCCTGATTGCGGATGCGTCGAGTGCATCTTATGATGAACGGATCGCCCAAGCCTCCTCACTTATCGATTCAGACCTCGCCAGAAAATGGACCCTGGAAGAGATTAGCTCCAAGTCCGGACTCTCGCCCTCACAGTTCAGTCGACTTTTCGCCAAGCACTTTGGAGAACCACCTATTCAGAACCTCATTCACCGCCGCATGAAAGAGGCCAAGCGACTGGTACTTGAAACCAGCTTCTCAATCGGAGAAATCTGTGCTGCAGTCGGCTACGAGAACCAAAGCTTTTTCGAGAGGCAATTTCTCAAGCATGTCGGGTTCGATGCCCAGGCGCTTAGACGCAATCGGGCTATTTGAGGTATTTTTCCTTCGTTTCAAGGTCGCGGGTGATCTCCGAGCACCCACAAAAAGTAGAACAGACATCCTGCCTGTATCGGTAAATAGATAACAGGCAGGATGCCTGTTCTACTTTTCGGAAATCGCCCGCTACCCGATTCTGGAAGTCGTTGACTGAGGGAAACGGCATCTTTGATGCCCAGTAAAGGAGTTGCCTACAAGTGGCCACAACCGTCTTGAACACTTGTTGAAGCGATTTTCCTCAGATGCTTATTTGACACTCTTAATTCGGATGCCTAAGCCCTTCGGTCGATGCAAAAAAGTGCAGTTCTGCTAGTAAATCTGGGATCCCCCGATTCAACTTCCGTCTCAGACGTTCGCTCCTACCTTAGGGAGTTTTTATCCGATGATCGGGTTCTAGACGCAGCAAAGCCGATCCAGCAGTTTGTTCTCAACTGCTTCATACTGCCTACTCGGCCCAAACGATCGGCCGAAGCCTACAAGAAAGTTTGGACGGATCATGGGTCTCCTTTGATCGTTACTAGCAAAAATGTACAAGCGTTACTCCAGGAGCGAATTGACGATCACGTCGAGTTGGCCATGCGCTACGGAGGTCCATCAATCCCTTCCGCCATCAGCAACCTGAAG
Coding sequences within it:
- a CDS encoding helix-turn-helix domain-containing protein, whose product is MLSLIFKPLPRSIYFIAAKRPSRHTLDMPEKDALWISNHAELKLTATPVLYHCEPIWSWKTSSLSGHAIWGILDGSGTLTHNGASYSLNPGICFLFSPNDQIEAEQNLLDPLSLFVARFEILNTEGETMPAQELTVPTGPIQTSNPTTLKAIANLALAWDAENDIEKRIQDHALRMLLLLIADASSASYDERIAQASSLIDSDLARKWTLEEISSKSGLSPSQFSRLFAKHFGEPPIQNLIHRRMKEAKRLVLETSFSIGEICAAVGYENQSFFERQFLKHVGFDAQALRRNRAI